One stretch of Scyliorhinus canicula chromosome 7, sScyCan1.1, whole genome shotgun sequence DNA includes these proteins:
- the LOC119969522 gene encoding thyrotropin-releasing hormone receptor-like yields the protein MENITSVVELFNNSLNSTEEVRRMPQNPLEYQVVTILLVLLICGVGIAGNVMVVLVVLKTRHMRTPTNCYLVSLAIADLIVLLAAGLPNITESVVASWVYGYVGCLFITYLQYLGINASSCSITAFTIERYIAICHPIKAQFICTVSRAKKIIAFVWAFTSVYCVMWFFLLDIKQIQHANGIQVVCDYKVSRNHYLPIYFLDFTIFYVIPLFLATVLYGLIARILFLNPIPSTPQDMANNSIHKGRASASKMPCRRNKGAQSSRKQVTKMLAVVVILFALLWMPYRTLVVVNSFMNTPYLNTWFLLFCRMSIYLNSAVNPVIYNLMSQKFRAAFKKLCKCKQTRAEKPSAYNVPVYYSVMKDMSHESPDHDLTEQEDINGYPISNKKLNFDNTCCDTNTFSVA from the exons ATGGAGAACATAACAAGTGTGGTTGAGTTATTCAACAATTCGCTGAACAGTACTGAGGAGGTGAGGAGGATGCCTCAGAATCCTCTGGAGTATCAGGTAGTGACTATCCTCTTGGTGCTGTTGATCTGTGGGGTGGGGATAGCTGGAAACGTCATGGTCGTGCTGGTGGTGCTGAAGACCAGACACATGAGGACGCCCACCAACTGCTACCTGGTGAGCCTGGCTATTGCCGACCTGATCGTCCTCCTGGCGGCTGGCCTGCCCAACATCACAGAGAGCGTGGTCGCCTCATGGGTCTATGGGTACGTGGGCTGCCTTTTCATCACTTACCTTCAATACCTGGGCATCAACGCGTCCTCCTGCTCCATCACCGCCTTTACCATCGAGCGCTACATCGCCATTTGCCACCCCATCAAAGCTCAGTTCATCTGCACCGTGTCCAGAGCCAAGAAAATCATCGCCTTTGTCTGGGCCTTCACCTCTGTGTACTGCGTCATGTGGTTCTTTTTGCTGGACATCAAGCAGATCCAACACGCCAATGGCATTCAGGTAGTTTGTGACTACAAAGTGTCCAGGAACCATTACTTGCCCATCTACTTCCTGGACTTCACTATATTCTACGTGATCCCTTTATTCTTGGCCACAGTTCTGTATGGGCTCATTGCTCGGATACTGTTCCTGAATCCGATTCCCAGCACACCGCAGGACATGGCCAACAACTCCATTCACAAGGGGCGTGCCAGCGCCTCCAAGATGCCCTGTCGCCGCAACAAAGGCGCGCAGTCCTCACGAAAGCAG GTCACTAAAATGTTGGCAGTGGTGGTCATCCTTTTTGCCCTGCTCTGGATGCCCTACAGAACCTTGGTGGTCGTCAACTCTTTCATGAACACGCCCTACTTGAACACCTGGTTTCTATTGTTCTGCAGGATGAGCATTTACTTGAATAGCGCCGTCAACCCTGTCATTTACAACCTAATGTCTCAGAAATTTCGTGCTGCCTTCAAAAAACTTTGCAAATGCAAACAGACACGGGCAGAGAAACCATCTGCCTATAATGTGCCTGTTTACTACAGTGTAATGAAAGATATGTCACATGAAAGTCCTGATCATGATCTAACAGAGCAAGAGGATATTAATGGCTACCCAATTTCTAACAAGAAGTTAAATTTTGATAATACCTGTTGTGATACTAACACATTCAGTGTTGCCTGA